DNA from Kogia breviceps isolate mKogBre1 chromosome 3, mKogBre1 haplotype 1, whole genome shotgun sequence:
GGTGCAGAGATGCTCAAGGATGGAAGCCCTTCCCTGAGCCTGTGGAGGGCAGAGCCCTGTCTCCATAGGCTCAGGGCCTAGCCTTCTCCTATCACTCAGTAGGTGAACATTAAATGCTTTTTTGAATTAATGAAAGAACTGATTCTCATACTTAGGCTGCCCAAGAAGATaggaagcagaaaagagaaattaggggAATGAGTCCAGTTTCGTGCCTGTTGGTTATAATACCTCGATTTTGTTACTTTATCAGACTGACTTGTTATATACTACCTTGTAGTATAATACAAGTTCATGTAATGTCAGTTTTCGTATCAGTAAAATGGCGGACAGATCCTGTCCTGAAGGTAGTGCTAAAGATGTCTGGGaaactggttttttgtttgtttttggtacgcgggcctctcactgttgtggcctcttgcgggagcacaggttccggacccacaggctcagcggccatggctcacgggcctagccgctgcgcggcatgtgggatcttctcgaaccagggcacgaacccatgtcccctgcatcggcaggcggactcgcaaccaatgcgccaccagggaagccctgggagactGGTTTTTCTTGGACGCCCgagggaaaaaaaattgatgtCCCGTGAATAAGTAAATGTTAGTAATTCTAAGTCAAACTAATGATCTGTCTTCCCCAGCATCCTGTCTCTGACATAGATACCAATGTTATATTCGGAAATTACCATGGGAGTTCTTTTCCTTGATGTCCCTTGAAATTAGATATGCCGTAAGAATTTCTTAATTATCCTTCACTAGTCTATCATCCATTAGTTTCTCAAATTCAGGGTTCCTATGGGTTAAAGCAGTAAAGCAAATACAAGCATTTCATTCCCCTCTTCATATACATAAGTGTGCAGGAGGGGATCTATGCAGATGttagtttatttattaaaacTCAGTATTTTTAGCTGTATGAGGAAGGCATTAGTTGCTTTAGTAGATGTAGAGAAGTCTAGGATCTTATCCTTACTCTCTAGGTGCTTAAAATTTAGCTAATTAATTCACATATATTGAACTCATACTGTGGGCCATACTTTGCTATGTACTGGGTTGTAGGAATGAAAAAGATAGGCTTgttggacttccctcgtggtccagtggttaagactctgtgctcccaatgcagggggcccgggttcgatcactggtcagggaactagatcctgcatgctgcaactaagagcccgtatgctgcaactaaaagatcccacgtgctgcaactaaagacccagcacagccaaattagTAAATATTAGGGTAGGATTATTGCTCTGAAGGAGTAGAGAGTCTTCAAGAGGAAACAGACATGTGAATAAAGAATTGCTGTGCTTTGAGATATACGGTAAAGGTAAACACCAAAGCTGTAGAAACCTAGCTTAGGGGAGGGGGAATCAGAAGGCTTTCTTTCTATAGGGAGatgtttgagaaatattttgtAGTACAAGATGAATTTTGTCAGGTGAAGGGACGATAGGGTGGGTGAACATGTGCAGGAATATTTtggcaagagaaggaaagacaatTTAAAATGGGTTTTGGAACTCTAGCTCTGGATTTAATCTGGCTCCACTGCGTTTTAGCTGAAtatggccttggacaagtcctctaatctttctgagcctctggttgcttatctgtaaaaaggATAATGTCATCCCTGAAGACCTATTGTGAAGGTTAAAGAAGTGTGTTAAGGGATGCATTGActgctttacatatttttgatATATCCTTTAGGAAGAGAATATTGGTAGCATTTTTGGAAAATGGGTTGGGGgtggaagaatgagaaaaaaatacatggagaCCAGTAAGGGGCTTTTGTGATAATTTGGGTGAGAGGTAATAAAGATGTAAACCAGGGCATGGGCAGTGAAGGTGAGGGGAAAAAGCAGGTAAATGGGAGACTATGTAGTGAGAATCAGCAGGACTTGGCAATTAACTGGATGGAGATTAGAGAGTACTGGAAAAGGGGAGTCACCTATATTTCAAACTTTAGAGCTGGGGATAAAGGGTTTTGAACATTACTAGGCACAAGGAAGGTAAGAGTTGGAGCAGATTTCGGAGGGGCATGGGGACAATAAAGATGAGCTCAGTTTGGTTTCTTTGTCTATAGTAGATTAGAATTAAAAAACTCCAGGTGGGAATAGTAGCCATATAGAGACAGAACCACTGATATCAGTAGATTGACAACTGAGAGCTGgcatcagagagagaaaaattcaaaAGCAGACCCATGACTCCCAGTAATAAACACATTTTACTCCATACAAATAAATGTACTCATATAAGAAATCTGTTTCACAACCAGGTGTTTGACAACTCTTACTATATATAACgaactttaatattttctatttcatttgctgATTGTAACCCACTGTTGACTTCATGACCAACCAATGGATCAAGTCCCCAAATATCAACATACTGGGACTAGAACAGTGTTTTGCCATAGTGCATGTTCAATACAGTAAAGGTATTAAATGATGCCTTTCtcccaataattaaaaaaaaaggcaaatttattCTTATTGACATAGCActtttttaataatttagaagTTTATCAGAAAAGTAATGTatggtaaagaaattatactttaTGCCATATCTTGACTCCTCAACAAATAAGATGAGGAAATTAGTGCCAAGTActcattttgttttccattctaTCTGCCAGTTTCTGACACCTGTATCATTATATTTACATTgccaagtttttaaaatatttgtgctcTGTTCTGTAACTATAATGAGTCTACTGAGCATTTTCTGTGCCTGATTTCCAAACTTGAAATTCAAGTAAATAGTATTTACAGTGTTGTGGTTATATACGTAGTGTTTACTACAGAACCAAATTATATCATTGAATGTGTAAGAAATGGATATACAATTCAATGTCACTAGATGTGTGTGGCTAGGAGGGGAATATTTCAAGTGTTAATatcaaatactttcttttttcttatgcttTATAATTGCTCGAAATTATGGTGTTCTTAATTTTCCTATTTGGAGTATAAATTTCTAATTTAGCTCTCTGTTCAAGTTTCCGAttgcctttgtttttcctttttggcaaAATAAGAATATGCCTTATCaatagattctttttcattttgtctgttaaAATAAATCCACTTTCTTCATGAAAGCACTCTAGTCCACTCTAGTCCTCTGGTCTGGTCTACTTTGAGTCTGTTCTATAGCCATTGCCCTGGGGttcctctttctctgcttttaagtTAGGGCTGTTTCTTGAATCCAGtatcttctctcttagaactcttccttccttcttctttttctttatttatttttggctgtgttgggtcttcgttgctgggtgcaggctttctctagttgcagtgagtgggggctactctttgttggggtgcacgggcttctcattgcgggggcttctcttgttgcagagcataggctctaggtgcgtcggcttcagtagttgtggcatgtgggctcaatagttgtggcttgcaggctctagagcgcaggctcagtagttgtggcatgcaggctcagtagttgtggctcacaagctctagagcgcaggctcagtagttgtgcgcatgggcttagttgctctgcggcatgtgggatcttcccggaccagggcttgaacccgtctcccctgcattggcaggtggattcttaacccctgcgccaccagggaagcccctttttttgttgttgttatcttATTAGATTGTATTCTCAGGTAACTTTTTTGGGGAGAAAATATCTATGAGGGTAAACTTTTTAATACTTTATACATTAGGAAATGTTTCTACCTGATTGAGAGTTTGAATttcaagtttaaaattatttttccttgttcTGCTCAGCATTCATGACCTCCATTCAATCTGAAGACTGGTATCTTTACCTATTATGTCTTTGattacttcttttcctttctgcaaTTCCTATTAATCAAATAGTAAAAATCCTAGATTGATCTTCTATGTCTCttaacattttttctcatttcccccACGTCTTTGTCTTTTTCCCCTACTTGAGGCTTTCTCCtgaattggtttgttttttttttttttttttttttgtgtgtgtgtgtggtacgtgaccctctcactgttgtggcctctcccgttgcggaacacaggctccggacgcgcaggctcagcggccacggctcatgggcccagccgctccgcggcatgtgggatcttcccggaccaggccacaaacccgcgtcctctgcatcggcaggcggactctcaaccattgcgccaccagggaagcccaaattgttttaattttggtaatcttaattttaatttccaggtatttttaaattctccTATTGCTTTCTTTCCAAAGCAGCCTATTGTTGTTTTATAGATGCAACTATCTTCTTGAACTTGTCTGAGAAAactaattagaaattttaaaaatccatgttcTCTGAATTATAATTATCTCACTTTCCTACTGGATCACTCCCCCgacctcctcttttattttcatttatttatttatttatttttattggagtatagttgctttacactgctgtgtcagtttctgctgtacagctcagtgaatcagccatacttatacatatatcctcttttttggatttccttcccatttaggtcaccacagagcattgagtaaagttccctgtgctatatagtaggttctcctTAGTTATCTgtttcatacatagtagtgtatatatgtcaatcccaatctcccaattcctcccaccccctccccctttcccccttggtatccatatgtttgttctctacatctgtgtctctgtttctgctttgcaaataggttcatctgtaccatttttatagattccacatatatgcattaatttgtttttctctttttgccttactttgtatgacagtctctaggtccatccacgtctctgcaaatggcacaatttcattcctttttacaactgagtaatattccattgtatgtatgtaccacatcttttttatccattcctctgttgatggacatttaggttgcttccatgtcctggctattgtaaatagtgctgcaatgaacattggggtgcaagtgtctttttgaattatggttttctctgggtatatgcccaggagtgggactgctggatcatatggtagttctgtttttagttttttaaggtactgttctccatagtggctgtatcaattcccCCTTTAAAAAATCCTTCTAGTTTGTGTTTTGGCTTTCTAAAATGTTTGATGAACCGTTACTGTCTGTACATATTTATGAATGAAGGTGTGATAGCTAATGgggatttcctttgcttttttagtCACTTTGGAATTCCATGGGAAGAATGGATTCTGTCTGACCTACATCCATGTTCCTAAGTGTTGTGATCTGCTGCTCTTTTGTCTGTAAATACTGTCCCATCTACTCTGTCTTGCAGAAACTAGTCAAATCTCTATCCTCTTGTTATCAGTGCTATCAtggctttcttttttgtgtgcttttttaCTGTCATATAAATGAGatttgaggaagaaagaaagataagtGTGTATACATAGTCTCACACTGAATTTTAACTGATGTTTATTACTGCTTATTCAGCTTCTGATTTTCTGTGTTCTGCTTCAAACAGAACAAGATAGACATTTAACTTTCCCAGAAAGTACTTGGGTGCCAAAAGCCTCAGATCTGCCCAACGTCTGGGTTTCACAGTTCCATTTGCTTTGCCTACTTCAGGCCTAATAACAGCTATGTAACTGCTCAGAAAGGTAGAGTTAACTTCCTTCCTTAGCACTGGTTTGCTGTGCTCTATCTACTTAACTCCTGTGTCCCTTTTTTTTAGGAATAACTTGACTTTATGTGCCTGTGTCTTTCTGGCACTCATATTtatgtcactttaaaaaaaaatagggacttccctggtggcgcagtggttgagagtccgcctgccaatgcaggggacacgggttcgtgccccagtccgggaggatcccacatgctgcggagcggctgggcccgtgagccatggctgctgagcctgcacgtccggagcctgtgctccacagcaggagaggccacaacggtgagaggcctgcgtaccgcaaattaaaaaacaaaaaaaattatttatttatttttggctgtgttgggtcttcgttgctgcatgcgggctttctctagttgtggcgagctggggctactctttgttgcgttgcgtgggcttctcattgcggtggcttctcttattgtggagcacaggctctaggcacacgagcttcggtagttgtggcacatggggtcagtagttgtggctcacaggctctagagcacaggctccgtagttgtggtgcatgggcttacttgctctgtggcatgtgggatcttcccggactagggctcgaacctgtgtccccttcattgacaggcggattcttaaccactgcaccaccaggaaagccctataagTCACTTCTGCCCTGACTTTTCCTTCTTAGCTTGGAGAAcggagaagaacagaaaaggaagaaaacaaaagggaacTAAGAGCTAACTTCTGAGACTGGGGTAGTTCTGAGATTATTAAAATTTCTAATGTGAGCAAAGCTCAGCCCGTTTCTTCTGCCTCATGAATGATTAAACTGAGTACAAAGGGGGTactttccctggctgtccagtggttaagactccatgcttccactgcagggggcacgggtccaATCCCTaggcggggaactaagatcacgcaCGCCAGtacggccaaaaaattaattaattaattaattaaactgaGTACGAAAGGATGCTTTCCCCAAGGTGCACCTTCTTTACAACATGGCACTTGCTTTTAGAGGGCCTTTGCCTCTCCAGTATCCCCCGACCTTCCATCTTTGTGAACATTTTAACATTCATTTGAACAGAAGAGCTTATAGCAGATGGGACGGAGGTGGGTAGAGCTAAGAGAACTGTATGGCATGTTTTCTGCCACAGGGAGTTTACAGACTGGCCAGGATGCTACATTTAGGGCACACCAAACAATTAATAATCAACTTATGACAACACATAATTGTTAGGTTGTATAGTGACTCTAAACATAGTAAGGGTTCTCTAGGAGTCAGGAAAAGTTTGGCTTTAAGTTGGGCTTAAATGGGTAGAATTTGGCAGGAGAGAAGGCTGACCATCCAGGGAGTAAAGAAGCTTGTGAGAGGTTCAGagttaaaataaagaagagactCTCAGGGAAATGGGTGACAGGATTGAAGTCTGCTAGAACGGGTAGGTGGGGGTCAAGCTTGGAATTCTCGATTCAGACAGCAGGGCCTcacagtaactttaaaaaattttttttaaagaagatgttgggggtaggagttaattaattaattaatatatttttgcatgttgggtcttcatttctgtgcgagggctttctctagttgtggcaagcgggggccactcttcatcgcggtgcgcgggcctctcactatcgcggcctctcttgttgcggagcacaggctcccgacgcacaggctcagtagttgtggctcacgggcctagttgctccgtggcatgtgagatcctcccagaccagggctcgaacccatgtcccctgcattagcaggcagattctcaaccactgtgccaccagggaagcccctcacagcGACTGTTTAATGAATTGTCACACCTGCCAGAGTAGGTGTGCCAGAGAGGTGTAAAGGGATCAGAGAAGTAAGTGTTGGGTCCAGAAGTTAAAGTCAGGCTTCAGGATGCAGTATTATTTGACCTATTATATACCACtctgctgtttttgtttgtttgtttttggataaAGAGGTTGGAGAAGgctgagagagaagggagaaagtgTTAAAACTGTTAAGGGGAGCCactagtttttaaaagtataaccTTGGAAATTATAACTGTCATCATTTCCCATTTAGGTGTTTACCCATAGTCAGTATCAAAAGTCCAAAAGAATCTCCATCTTTCTGAGCATGCAAGATGAAATTGAGACAGAAGAGATCATCAAGGACATTTTCCAACAAGGCAAAACCTGCTTTATCCCACGGTACCAGTTCCAGAGCAATCACATGGATATGGTGAAATTAGCATCGCCTGAGGAAATCTCTTCACTTCCCAAAACATCCTGGAATATTCATCAGCCCAGTGAAGTTGAGGTTCGGGAGGAGGCCTTGTCCACAGGTGAGTGTTATGGTATTAAAATCCACACCTTCGGATGCTCTCAGGCTGTGATAGTTTGTTAGACCTCTGATCCGCTTGTTATGGTTGGGTCAGTGGGGGTCACTTTTCCTACAGGGATGAATTTGTATTTCACTTATATTCCAAGACACCGACCTAACCTAGGTTAGGGTGCGATGCCCTCTGTAAGCTGTGAAGTGTCAACTGTAATGGTGAGGTATTAAGGTACTGTTTCCTTTTCACAGACTCCTGCCCTGACCTTGTGGCTTGGATTATACATTTTccctgaataatattgcattttccatggtttcagttatGGTCTGTATGGTAATGAGTACCTTATTATAAATGCTATAAGCATTTATATCTCCAGCTCAGACCTGTCAACTACTTGGGTATCACATGGTCATCTCCAACACAACATGTTCCAAACTGAATCATATTCCCTCATGCCCACTATCCTGTGTTTCTCTTAGTGTATAATACCATCACCACCCTGTTCCCCATGCCAGAAATCTCAAGATCatccttgactcttctctttccctcatgTTCCATGTGTGCATATTGCCGAGTCCTGGTGATTTTACTTACTGAGTTATTTATTGAACCTGTCCACTCCTCTCTAATCCCACTGCTACCACTGCAGTCTAAGCCACCATCTTCCCTTGCTTGGGTTATTATAACAGCCTCCtaactcttcttcctctcctccctctcaatCTATTATCTATGTAGTAATTGAAACAAGATTTCTGAAATGCAAAGCTGACCATTTCTCTCCCCTGTTTAAAGTCTTTCAGTGACTTTCTGCTGCCCTTAGTTTGAATCAAACATTCCTTAACAAGGCTCTTCCTGATTTGGCCTtgctattctttccatttttacatCTTTCTACTCCCTCACTTTATAGTCTGAGTTTCAGCCACTCTGAATCTCTCCTAGTTTCCCaaccccatttttaaaaaattgaaatatagttgattgacaatattgtgttagtttcaggtgtatagcaaaatgattcagtcatatatatatgtatattttccattataggttattataagaaattaaatatagttccctgtgctgtacagtaaatcctcgttgcttatctattttatacattgtaatttgtgtctgttaatctcatactcctaatttgtccaccttggtaaccctaagtttgttttctatgtctgtgagtctgtttctgttttgtacatagattcatttgtattatttttttagattccacatacaagtgacatcatataatatttgatattatatccatccatgttgccacaaatagcaatgtttcattcttttttatggccaagcagtattccatcgtgtgtgtgcgtatgtgtgtgtgtgtgtgtgtgtgtgtgtgtgtgtgtgtgtgtgtgtgtgtatacacacacgtacaccacatcttcttaaaccaatcacctgttgatgggcccttgggttgtttctatgtcttggctattgcagatAGCTTCTGTGAACACTggagtgtatgtatcttttcggaTTAGGCCAACCCCATTTTGCTTTTTCTACTGCTGGACCTTTATATGTGCTATTCCCTGGCCAACAGCCACTTGGGAGATTTAATCATTATCAAGCAGTCAAAGAGCTGGAAGCAAAACAAGCTAAGGGTACTATTTTGTACTACGGTACCTCAAACCTGTCTTagagatatgtattttttttttttttttttggtacgcgggcctctcactgctgtggcctctcccgatgcggagcacaggctccggacgcgcaggctcagcggccatggcttacgggcccagccgctccgcggcacgtgggatcttcccggaccggggcacgaacccgtgtcccctgcattcgcaggcggattctcaaccactgcgccaccagggaagccccagagatatGTATTTTTGATTAAGACTTAAATAGCTTCAAAGAAATCACAGTGAAGCTTTATGCAATCTTCTCTCAATTTCTGTTCCTTTTCATTGTTACAACATAACCTATAATCAATATGACAGCATGGGAAGGGACAGAGTCAAGGTCTCATGGTAGTAGGGGGATTATTTACTTTGCTACTTTTTCTCCTGTATTATACAGTCCTGTGCTTTGCTAGATGTTTAGGCACCAAAAGTACACTCAGATCTACCTCCTAGACCAGATGAATGCcaacattataaaacattttaagacaATGAAACATAAGGGAATGTAGTGTATCTTGGGAGGTAGCCCAGGCTTATAGATAAGGAAAGATAGGAATTGTAGGCTCTGGCATTGCTCACACTTCATCAACTACTTCTCCAGACTCACCGGCTTATGGGTGGAGCCCAGGGCACTTTCCTAATTCTGGTTGACCATATTAGCAGCTCCTTCCATGCCTGCATCACTCTGTGATGTCCCGGCTAATTGAAATGCTACTTGGTATCCTCCAGTAACCAGTTTCTCCAGAGGCAGCCCATTGTCTTTGTAGAACAGCTCTGCTCCTTGTAGAATATATTCCTTTGGTTGAGCTAAAATGTGTCACCCTGAACCTTCATGCattagttttatttctgtttaagtACGATAGTGGGGAAGAATAAGGAAGAAGCATGATCTTTCCTCTTAATTTAGCTGTACGTCCTGGTTAGGATAAACTCAGTTCAAACAAATGAGCTAAATCATTTATATATAGGTTTTAGCACATCATTTGGCACATAGGAGCTATTCAGTAAATCTtaactattattaattttaaggAAAGCAGGATTATTCATTATGCAGTCAACTCAATGCTACCTGagtgtttaacattttgataaTTTCCAACAAACATTTTCTGAACATCTGCTTTGTATCAGACACTGTATTAGCTCTGGAAAGATAAGGTCCTGGACTTCAAGCTGCTCACACTCTAGCAGGGGAGACAGAAAACATACGTAAGTAGAATGACTATCTCAGCCTATCGTATATATCAAATATAAGTcaaatgaaaagaatattaataatatagAAGTTCAGGGCTTGGCCCTGAATAGAAAATTTCACTCACAAAActgcttgttcattttttttctcctccatacCATTTATTCATGCTGTATTTGTGGGACAAGTTGCTTTTTCTCCCCATGTGTTTTTCTTTGCAGATGCTTGCAGTTGGCATTGCAAAGGGTTAGGGAATTATACCTGTAGTTTCTTGCAGTTGCAGCCTGGGAGCTAATGCTCTTTGCTGTTGTTTATAGAATGTTCGATTCACAGTCTCTGCTGTTTGTTATCTCCCAGCATCACATTCTGCACCATGGATTTTTACTCACATCAGCAGTTTAGAATGTGGCATCTTCAGTGCTACAGCATAAATCTAGCTTCGCAGTCTTTGGGACAAGCTGACTAGAGCTCAGATTGTCTCCAGTATAGTTTATGTAGCCTGCTTATCTTTCTGGTTCGCTCACGTTATGGCAGGTTAGAGAAAAGTGAGCTCTGGTGTCCTCAGTTGCAATTATAAGTTCCTAAGCAAAAATTTCACACGGGCTATTTTTGTATTACGTATATAGCAAAATAACAGAAAGGTAAAAGAAGTGGAGGGGCTGcctctttactgaatttgttctcAAAGTGAGAGGGCTGCTTGGGCAATTAGGTTAGCCAGGAATCTTTCCACTGAAAGGACATAATCTAATTCAACGTGGCTTAAGCAAAAATAGGATTTTATTGGCCCAGAGACTGAAAAATCCACAGAAGGGCTAGCTTTAGATATGGCCAGATCAGAGTCATTAGGATCTACTCTATCTCTGCCTTTTGACTCCACTTTCATCTATATTGGCTTCATTTCTTGGTGCTGCAGGTGGCCGTGGTAGTTCCAGGTTCCACAGCATCCTTACTGTTAGCAGTCCCAGCAGAAAAGAGCAAGTCTGTTTTCTAACGGTCCCAGTAAAGTCCTGGTCTTAACTCTTACTGACCCGAATTGGGTCAAGTGGCCATCCTGAACTCAATCACTGTGGCCAAGGACATGGACGAGGCTTAGTGACCTAGGCCTGGGTCTTACTTGTCCATCCCTGAGCCACTCACTGTAACCAGGGAGAAAGGATGTGTTGACTGACTGGACATGGTCCTGTGACCACCTGTGCGGCCCTACCCAAACAACTGAGCTGAGAGTGGGCTGGGAGTGATTCACCACAGGAAAAAGAAGTACTGTTTCCAGAACAAGGGCAATGGATACTGGACGGTCCAAAAATCAAACTCACCTATGCTGTCAATCACTTCTGAAATTCTATAGGATATAACAGGCTCTTTGCAGTCATAACTTTGTCAGagctgattttttatttttgatctttCTGGAAGCTCTTTAGGAATTCATACCTATGTGTGGGTGCCTGATACataactcaaataaataaatgatcataATGAAGACTTTGTAGTCCTCAACCAAAATATTTTACAGTGACTGAATGGGGCAGTGTCAAGGACAGAATCTGTGCACATGACATGTGTAACCTCCCTCTAGGTTGTTCACGATCAGTACTTCTGGGAGGGTTAGGATTGGTTTATTGAAGTCATTCCCATTCAGTtgacctcctttctttcttcagtaGGTTTGCATGGCACCTGCAAGAATATAGTAAAGAGAGTGGGTATGAATTTCATCAAGGCACTTTGCAGAGTCTTGATATCCTTGATGACAGGGTGGAGAGATTTGGCTTGGATCATAATACTTTATTCAGAAGATATCTCGTGAGTGCTCGTCTGTGGGAGGAGTGATGGGGGATGCAGCGGGGAACAGGGTGGACCTGGTCCCTGCGGTTGTGGAGTTAGCCAGCCTGTTGTCCTCCGGAGGCAGGTCTGTGCCAGCATATCACAGGGCCCTCTCCTTTGTGCTGTCCTCTTCAGCTTTTTGTTGCCACTTAGATGTCCCACTGTCCCCGGATTTCAGCATGTCAAAACTCATTCTTACCattctctttgtgtttttcaCAGTTCTGTTAGTAGCCAGTTTATAAACTTAGACTTACGCTTGTCTCTTTTTTACCCATCCAGTTATCAAGTATtaccaggttttttttctttgtaacgtTTTTATCTCCTGTTTTTCTCTAATTCCAGTTTTGGGGGATCCTTtgtctacagttttttttttttttttttttttttttttttttttttttttcagtatgcgggcctctcactgttgtggcctctcccattgcggagcacaggctccggacgcgcaggctcagcggccatggctcacgggcttagttgctccacggcatgtgggatcttcccggaccagggcacgaacccgtgtctcctgcatcggcaggcggattctcaaccactgcgccaccagggaagccctgtctacaGTTTTGATTCTTCATGTCTGTTCCATTGGAATACACTTCCAGTTGGTTTCCTGGCCATATTGCCTTTCCTAAAGTACCTCTTTTTGTACAGGACATCTACCCTGTTCAGCCCTTTCCCGGTCCCCAGCATAGATCTGTGTGCCTGAGCA
Protein-coding regions in this window:
- the MTHFS gene encoding 5-formyltetrahydrofolate cyclo-ligase isoform X3 — translated: MAVAAVSSAKRSLRAELKRRLRALSAEERLRQSRLLAQKVFTHSQYQKSKRISIFLSMQDEIETEEIIKDIFQQGKTCFIPRYQFQSNHMDMVKLASPEEISSLPKTSWNIHQPSEVEVREEALSTGSLLSSKTSEPVEMSRPVGPSLLFFYFDHDISSRLGTM